Proteins found in one Miscanthus floridulus cultivar M001 chromosome 4, ASM1932011v1, whole genome shotgun sequence genomic segment:
- the LOC136551001 gene encoding transcription factor UNE12-like isoform X1: MAGQPPPPGGSEDDFLEHFFAFPSAASAAAAGGHAGAGAGGDHPFPLALSLDAAAEAKPDRDPVQLAGLFPPVFAGAGGVQQPHLRGPPPQQVAAAGAILCPSGMLFSTSFLSLSCEFSRLLLILASSTQMFQAQPKPGEGGMAPQPPAPRPKVRARRGQATDPHSIAERLRRERIAERMRALQELVPNTNKTDRAAMLDEILDYVKFLRLQVKVLSMSRLGGAGAVAQLVADIPLSVKGEASDSGSTQHIWEKWSTDGTEKQVAKLMEEDIGAAMQFLQSKALCMMPISLAMAIYDTQHSQDGHLLMKPEPNTSS, encoded by the exons ATGGcggggcagccgccgccgcccggggGCTCCGAGGACGACTTCCTCGAGCACTTCTTCGCCTTCCCCTCcgcggcctccgccgccgccgccggggggcACGCGGGCGCCGGTGCCGGCGGGGACCACCCCTTCCCCCTCGCCCTCAGCctcgacgccgccgccgaggccaaGCCG GACCGTGACCCCGTGCAGCTCGCCGGCCTCTTCCCGCCGGTGTTCGCTGGCGCCGGCGGCGTGCAGCAGCCACACCTCCGCGGACCACCTCCTCAGCAGGTCGCAGCCGCAGGAGCAATTTTGTGTCCCAGCGGAATGCTATTCTCcacttcttttctctctctctcttgcgaaTTTTCGAGGCTGCTGTTGATTCTTGCCAGTTCCACGCAGATGTTCCAGGCGCAGCCGAAGCCGGGCGAGGGAGGCATGGCGCCGCAGCCGCCAGCCCCGCGGCCCAAGGTGCGCGCGCGGCGGGGGCAGGCCACCGATCCCCACAGTATCGCCGAGAGG CTAAGGAGAGAGAGAATTGCAGAAAGGATGAGGGCATTGCAGGAATTGGTCCCCAACACAAACAAG ACAGATAGGGCAGCCATGCTAGATGAGATCCTTGATTATGTGAAGTTTCTTAGGCTTCAAGTAAAG GTTTTGAGTATGAGCAGACTGGGTGGTgctggtgcagttgcacagctgGTTGCTGATATTCCACTCTCAGTTAAG GGTGAGGCAAGTGACAGTGGGAGCACACAGCACATATGGGAAAAGTGGTCAACTGATGGCACAGAAAAGcaggtcgcgaagctgatggaagAAGACATCGGGGCAGCGATGCAGTTCCTTCAATCCAAAGCGCTATGCATGATGCCGATCTCACTTGCAATGGCAATCTACGACACCCAACATTCCCAGGATGGCCACTTACTGATGAAGCCTGAACCCAATACGTCCTCGTAG
- the LOC136551002 gene encoding tryptophan synthase alpha chain-like, whose amino-acid sequence MAFALKAAATGTASFSAAGPRRGAAPTGRVSFRGAAPAVAVRAAAAAAAAAVAEDKRSISGTFAELREQGKTAFVPFITAGDPDLATTAKALKILDACGSDVIELGVPYSDPLADGPVIQASATRALAKGTTFEDVISMVKGVIPELSCPVALFTYYNPILKRGIPKFMSIVKEAGVHGLVVPDVPLEETDVLRSEAAKNNLELVLLTTPTTPNERMEKIAQASEGFIYLVSTVGVTGTRTNVSGKVQSLLQDIKKVTEKPVAVGFGVSTPEHVQQIAGWGADGVIIGSAMVRLLGEAASPEEGLKKLEELAKNLKAALS is encoded by the exons ATGGCGTTCGCGCTCAAGGCCGCCGCCACGGGGACGGCGTCGTTCTCCGCCGCGGGGCCGAGGCGGGGCGCCGCGCCGACGGGAAGGGTCTCGTTCCGCGGCGCCGCGCCCGCGGTCGCCGTcagggccgcggcggcggcggccgccgccgctgtgGCGGAGGACAAGCGCAGCATCTCCGGCACCTTCGCCGAGCTCAGGGAGCAGGGGAAG ACTGCCTTCGTCCCCTTCATCACTGCTGGTGACCCTGACTTGGCCACCACAGCAAAAGCACTCAAGATCCTTGATGCCTGTGGTTCAGACGTGATTGAATTGGGTGTGCCTTACTCTGATCCATTGGCTGACGGCCCAGTTATTCAG GCCTCCGCGACACGCGCGCTAGCAAAGGGCACCACATTTGAGGATGTCATCTCCATGGTAAAGGGGGTGATACCTGAGCTGTCGTGCCCTGTAGCACTTTTCACATATTACAACCCGATTCTGAAGCGCGGTATCCCGAAGTTCATGAGTATTGTTAAAGAAGCTGGTGTACatg GTCTTGTGGTACCAGATGTTCCTTTGGAAGAGACAGATGTTTTGAGGAGTGAGGCTGCCAAAAACAACCTAGAGCTG GTGCTACTGACAACACCgactacaccaaatgaaagaaTGGAGAAAATTGCACAGGCTTCAGAAGGATTTATTTATCTT GTAAGCACTGTTGGAGTTACTGGTACACGTACGAATGTGAGTGGCAAGGTGCaatctcttcttcaggatatcaAGAAG GTGACAGAAAAACCCGTGGCTGTTGGCTTTGGTGTGTCGACTCCAGAGCACGTGCAGCAG ATTGCAGGATGGGGCGCAGATGGTGTGATCATCGGTAGCGCAATGGTGAGGCTGTTGGGGGAAGCTGCTTCTCCAGAAGAAGGATTAAAGAAACTAGAAGAGTTAGCCAAGAACCTGAAGGCCGCATTGTCATGA
- the LOC136548093 gene encoding regulatory protein opaque-2-like, which yields MEHVFSMEEILGPFWDLPPSPPEQQPLVMTGTGSVIIDGVVTHSGDGEGGEMMDQIQNTTEWTFEGLLEEELLTGTTPVANSSCPALNVDPVVEVDQGAMAPAAVSDVGDPMEYNAILKRKLEEDLMAFKMWRASSSDVNSEHSQSSNNQNGGSKNLVQSKLNGEDPTNNHAQNADLRVRLATSSSSRDPSPSDEDIDGEVEILGFKMPTEERVRKRKESNRESARRSRYRKAAHLKDLEDQVEKLKAENSCLLRRLAAMNQKYNEANVDNRVLKADMETLRAKVKMGEDSLKRVIEMSSLTSVPIPELPSCDVPVPIQDDIINYFTTTPADDALVDNSFIPMPDPLQLQLQAEEPTISGTLNTTTEINRIAALQESEMLGPNETINMHMY from the exons ATGGAACATGTCTTCTCAATGGAGGAGATCCTCGGACCCTTTTGGGACCTGCCACcatcaccaccagagcagcagccTCTGGTGATGACCGGCACCGGCAGTGTCATCATAGATGGTGTTGTTACTCATAGTGGTGATGGGGAGGGTGGCGAAATGATGGATCAGATTCAGAACACCACGGAGTGGACCTTTGAGGGGTTACTAGAAGAGGAGCTTCTAACTGGCACAACGCCGGTGGCAAACTCTAGTTGCCCAGCCCTAAATGTTGACCCGGTGGTGGAGGTGGACCAGGGAGCGATGGCGCCTGCGGCGGTGAGTGACGTAGGTGATCCCATGGAGTACAATGCCATACTGAAGAGGAAGTTGGAGGAGGACCTCATGGCCTTCAAAATGTGGAGG GCCTCTAGTAGTGATGTGAACTCAGAACATTCTCAAAGCTCAAACAATCAAAATGGAG GTAGCAAGAATCTGGTGCAGAGCAAGCTCAACGGTGAAGATCCCACCAATAATCATGCTCAAAATGCAGATCTTCGCGTGAGGCTTGCTACTAGCTCTTCCTCAAGGGATCCTTCACCATCAGATGAGGATATAGATGGTGAAGTAGAGATTCTGGGATTTAAGATGCCTACTGAGGAAAGAGTGAGGAAAAG AAAGGAATCTAATAGAGAATCAGCCAGACGCTCAAGATATAGAAAAGCCGCTCACTTGAAGGATCTGGAGGACCAG GTAGAAAAATTAAAAGCTGAGAATTCTTGTTTGCTGAGGCGCCTTGCTGCTATGAACCAAAAGTACAATGAAGCTAATGTTGACAACAGGGTACTGAAAGCAGACATGGAGACCCTAAGAGCTAAG GTGAAGATGGGAGAGGACTCCCTAAAGCGGGTCatagaaatgagctcactgaCCTCCGTACCCATTCCAGAGCTTCCCAGCTGTGATGTTCCAGTGCCTATCCAAGACGACATCATCAACTATTTCACTACCACCCCAGCAGACGATGCTTTGGTTGACAACAGCTTCATACCCATGCCAGACCCATTGCAATTGCAACTGCAAGCTGAAGAGCCAACTATCAGTGGAACTCTGAATACCACCACAGAGATAAACCGAATAGCTGCTCTGCAGGAATCAGAGATGTTGGGTCCAAACGAGACCATAAACATGCATATGTATTAG
- the LOC136549457 gene encoding pentatricopeptide repeat-containing protein At5g64320, mitochondrial-like, whose translation MDEPPRPPPPPPPRPALNPAAATSWPELLAPFDLSRLRSTLSSHPLTPRRLSRLLALPLSPATSLLLLDWYASSHPALSLSSLPLRPILAVGAADPDRALALLDSLPRSRLPPLRESLLLPLLRSLPPGRALHLLDQMPRRFAVTPSFRSYNVVLSTLARADCHADALLLYRRMLGDRVPPTTFTFGVAARALCRLGRAGDALALLRGMARHGCVPDAVLYQTVIHALVAQGGVAEAATLLDEMLLMGCAADVNTFNDVVLGLCGLGRVREAARLVDRMMMQGCTPSAVTYGFLLRGLCRTRQVDEACAMLGRLPEVNVVILNTVIRGCLAEGKLARATELYEMMGSKGCPADVHTYSILMHGLCKLGRFGSAVRMLDEMDDKGCAPNIVTYSTLLHSFCRNGMWDEARAMLDQMSAKGFSMNSQGYNGIVYALGKDGKLDEAMRLVQEMKSQGCKPDICTYNTIIYHLCNNDLMDEAEHIFGNLLEEGVVANGITYNTLIHALLRSGRWQEGLGLANEMVLHGFQLDVISYNGLIKALCKEGNVDRSMVLLEEMMTKGIKPNNFSYNMLINELCKAGKVRDALELSKEMLNQGLTPDIVTYNTLINGLCKVGWTHAALNLLEKLPNENVHPDIITYNILISWHCKVRLLDDVAMLLDKAVSGGIVPNERTWGMMVQNFVRQTVNLEGY comes from the coding sequence ATGGATGAGCCGCcgcgcccgcccccgcccccgcccccgcggcCCGCGCTCAACCCCGCCGCCGCGACGTCATGGCCGGAGCTTCTGGCGCCGTTCGACCTCTCCCGCCTCCGCTCCACGCTCTCCTCGCACCCGCTCACCCCGCGCCGCCTGTCCCGCCTGCTCGCGCTCCCGCTCTCCCCGGCCACATCCCTGCTCCTCCTCGACTGGTACGCGTCCTCGCACCCGGCGCTCTCGCTCTCCTCCCTCCCGCTCCGCCCCATCCTCGCGGTCGGGGCCGCCGACCCCGACCGCGCGCTCGCGCTCCTCGACTCCCTCCCGCGTTCCCGCCTGCCCCCGCTCCGCGAGTCCCTCCTGCTTCCGCTCCTCCGCTCCCTGCCCCCCGGCCGCGCGCTCCACCTGCTCGACCAGATGCCCCGCCGCTTCGCCGTCACCCCGTCCTTCCGCTCCTACAACGTCGTCCTCTCCACGCTCGCGAGGGCCGACTGCCACGCCGACGCCCTGCTCCTGTACCGCCGGATGCTCGGGGACCGCGTCCCGCCCACCACCTTCACCTTCGGCGTCGCCGCGCGCGCGCTCTGCCGCCTCGGCCGCGCCGGCGACGCGCTCGCGCTGCTCCGCGGGATGGCGCGCCACGGATGCGTGCCCGACGCCGTGCTCTACCAGACCGTCATCCACGCCCTGGTCGCGCAGGGCGGGGTCGCCGAGGCCGCGACGCTCCTCGACGAGATGTTGCTCATGGGGTGTGCGGCGGACGTGAACACCTTCAACGACGTAGTGCTCGGGCTGTGCGGGCTCGGGCGTGTGCGGGAGGCGGCCAGGCTGGTGGACAGGATGATGATGCAGGGATGCACGCCAAGTGCGGTGACATATGGGTTCCTCCTGCGGGGGCTGTGCCGAACAAGGCAGGTGGACGAGGCATGCGCGATGCTGGGGAGGTTGCCGGAGGTGAACGTGGTGATACTTAATACGGTGATCCGTGGATGTCTGGCGGAGGGGAAGCTGGCCAGGGCGACAGAGTTGTATGAGATGATGGGTTCAAAAGGATGCCCGGCGGATGTGCACACATACAGTATATTGATGCATGGCCTTTGCAAGCTTGGGAGGTTTGGTTCAGCAGTGCGGATgcttgatgagatggatgataagGGCTGTGCACCAAACATCGTGACCTACTCTACCTTGCTGCATTCATTTTGTAGGAATGGCATGTGGGATGAGGCAAGAGCAATGCTGGATCAGATGTCAGCCAAGGGCTTTAGTATGAACTCCCAAGGATACAATGGAATCGTATATGCCTTAGGCAAGGATGGCAAGCTTGATGAAGCGATGAGGCTTGTCCAAGAGATGAAGAGTCAGGGGTGCAAGCCTGATATTTGCACGTACAATACAATAATCTATCATCTCTGCAACAATGACCTGATGGATGAGGCAGAACATATTTTCGGAAACTTACTTGAAGAGGGTGTTGTCGCCAATGGAATAACCTATAACACTCTCATTCATGCACTTCTTCGCAGTGGAAGGTGGCAGGAGGGCCTAGGGCTTGCAAATGAAATGGTACTTCATGGTTTCCAGCTAGATGTTATTAGCTACAATGGCCTGATTAAAGCCCTCTGCAAAGAGGGGAATGTTGACCGGAGTATGGTGTTGCTTGAGGAAATGATGACAAAGGGAATTAAGCCAAATAATTTCTCGTATAACATGCTGATCAATGAACTGTGCAAGGCAGGAAAGGTACGTGATGCATTGGAGCTCTCAAAGGAGATGCTGAATCAAGGACTGACACCTGACATTGTGACTTACAATACTCTCATAAATGGGTTATGCAAAGTGGGATGGACACATGCTGCTTTAAATCTCCTAGAGAAGCTACCCAACGAAAATGTGCATCCTGACATTATCACATACAACATTCTCATTAGTTGGCACTGCAAAGTCAGATTGCTTGATGATGTGGCTATGCTTCTAGACAAAGCAGTAAGTGGGGGAATAGTTCCTAATGAGCGAACGTGGGGAATGATGGTGCAAAATTTTGTTAGGCAGACAGTCAATCTTGAGGGTTACTAG
- the LOC136549460 gene encoding uncharacterized protein translates to MTFLFPVKNQQGTMEGRPTAPARVSMFRRLMVRVTPAERLVGDGKEREKEEKDEKPAASGVAGAEADVGSVALDKMVISFMEESSAAVERPPRGRCSSCFNGNQDGSDDEDFEFLPSAYAPAAAPAAAGDALELLKGLVQCASTAERNLLADASRIAERCGKGSGSGRKKADIRRAVADGLRALGYDAAVCTSRWDKTPSHPAGEHEYIDAVVESVPGARLVVEVDFRSEFEVARPTKAYRAALQALPLLFVGTPDRLGRIVAVVAEAARQSLRKRGLHFPPWRKHEYMRAKWLSPHARSSGNGSCPDKAPATAPATPISAANFSGEFELRFDEKPKASAADIPGGEDDGADKKITVVVSPTPEEPGAASKLRLSPQPPQAKRKVVTGLASLLLLAS, encoded by the exons ATGACGTTTCTGTTCCCGGTGAAGAACCAGCAGGGTACGATGGAGGGCAGGCCGACTGCGCCGGCGAGGGTGTCGATGTTCCGGAGGCTGATGGTGCGGGTGACCCCGGCCGAGCGCCTGGTCGGGGACGGCAAGGAGAGAGAGAAGGAAGAGAAGGACGAGAAGCCGGCGGCATCCGGCGTCGCCGGAGCGGAGGCGGATGTCGGGTCGGTGGCGCTGGACAAGATGGTGATCAGCTTCATGGAGGAGTCCTCCGCGGCCGTGGAGCGGCCGCCGCGCGGGCGATGCAGCAGCTGCTTTAACGGCAACCAGGACGGCAGCGACGACGAGGACTTCGAGTTCCTGCCCTCCGCCTAtgcccccgccgccgcgccggccGCGGCCGGCGACGCCTTGGAGCTGCTCAAG GGCCTGGTGCAGTGCGCGAGCACGGCGGAGCGGAACCTCCTGGCGGACGCGTCGCGGATCGCGGAGCGCTGCGGCAAGGGCTCCGGCTCCGGGCGGAAGAAGGCGGACATCCGCCGCGCCGTGGCGGACGGGCTCCGCGCGCTCGGGTACGACGCGGCGGTGTGCACGTCGCGGTGGGACAAGACCCCCTCCCACCCGGCCGGCGAGCACGAGTACATCGACGCGGTGGTGGAGTCCGTGCCCGGCGCCCGGCTCGTGGTGGAGGTGGACTTCCGGTCGGAGTTCGAGGTGGCGCGGCCCACCAAGGCGTACCGCGCGGCGCTGCAGGCGCTGCCGCTGCTGTTCGTGGGCACTCCCGACCGGCTGGGCCGGATCGTGGCCGTCGTGGCGGAGGCCGCGCGGCAGAGCCTCCGCAAGCGCGGGCTCCACTTCCCGCCGTGGCGCAAGCACGAGTACATGCGGGCCAAGTGGCTGTCCCCGCACGCCCGCAGCAGCGGCAACGGCAGCTGCCCGGACAaggcgccggcgacggcgcccGCCACGCCGATATCCGCCGCCAACTTCTCCGGCGAGTTCGAGCTGCGGTTCGACGAGAAGCCGAAGGCGTCCGCCGCCGACATTCCCGGCGGAGAAGACGACGGGGCAGACAAGAAGATCACGGTCGTGGTGTCGCCGACGCCGGAGGAGCCCGGGGCGGCTAGCAAGCTGAGGCTGAGCCCGCAGCCGCCGCAGGCCAAGAGGAAGGTGGTGACCGGGCTGGCGTCCCTGCTGCTGCTGGCCAGCTGA
- the LOC136549458 gene encoding uncharacterized protein: MVDEALLRVPNNNGDKNIDELNQIRDSLAVMGDNSTAFSLPQPHLQRTKLCDMEDQELDPLYVKKRDQLKEVVASMIKPKIVQGRTLNGTEFVSFLGQILEALNKGEIPSTGSLVEIFNKAILERCLKVYNERMGRAGLPVSVDKFQQFHDLAKDEARRLFDKQHFGKHHAAQSNFKLDEEIKKVYRNFGQANEYQSSKLCEARFSECEDKMEQLQVLKLPSMAKFDAGFLLCNQSFEMDCVGPAKESYQRRMSKMLARSRALFIKEYNNKLFNWLVIFSLIMVVIGRFLIKFFLLEVAAWVMFAFLETYTRLFWSSESLYYNPVWHMIVSSWETIVYSPVLDLDRWAFPIGAVLFFLAFYWRCLGGRRGIARSLLPLYNGSYRSSSRTRTD; the protein is encoded by the exons ATGGTTGATGAAGCTCTCCTACGGGTACCTAACAACAATG GAGACAAAAATATTGACGAG CTCAACCAAATCAGAGACTCTTTGGCGGTTATGGGAGATAACAGTACAGCTTTTAGTTTACCACAG CCTCATCTGCAAAGGACAAAGTTATGTGATATGGAGGACCAAGAACTTGATCCGTTGTATGTAAAGAAGAGGGATCAATTGAAAGAAGTTGTTGCATCCATGATAAAACCGAAAATTGTGCAGGGTAGAACTCTGAATGGAACAGAGTTTGTATCCTTCCTAGGGCAG ATACTTGAGGCTTTGAATAAAGGTGAAATTCCATCAACCGGGTCACTTGTTGAAATTTTCAATAAGGCCATTCTTGAACGTTGCTTGAAGGTGTACAATGAAAGAATGGGCAGAGCAGGTCTACCAGTGTCAGTGGATAAATTTCAGCAGTTCCATGATCTGGCAAAAGATGAAGCTAGAAGGCTTTTTGACAAGCAACATTTCGGTAAACATCATGCTGCTCAGTCCAACTTCAAGCTTGATGAAGAAATTAAAAag GTCTACAGAAACTTTGGTCAAGCTAATGAGTACCAGTCATCAAAGCTGTGCGAAGCACGGTTCTCAGAGTGCGAAGATAAAATGGAACAACTTCAAGTCTTGAAGCTTCCATCCATGGCAAAATTTGATGCCGGATTTCTTCTCTGCAATCAAAGTTTTGAAATGGATTGCGTGGGGCCAGCAAAGGAAAGCTATCAACGCCGAATGTCAAAG ATGCTGGCAAGGTCCCGAGCTCTTTTCATCAAGGAGTACAACAACAAACTCTTCAATTGGCTGGTCATATTCTCCCTGATCATGGTTGTCATTGGGCGCTTCTTGATCAAGTTCTTCCTGCTTGAAGTCGCTGCGTGGGTGATGTTTGCCTTCCTGGAGACATATACGAGGCTGTTCTGGTCATCAGAGTCCCTGTATTACAACCCCGTCTGGCACATGATCGTCTCTTCGTGGGAAACCATCGTCTACAGCcctgttcttgatcttgacaG ATGGGCATTTCCAATCGGCGCTGTTCTGTTTTTTCTGGCGTTTTATTGGCGTTGTCTTGGTGGAAGGAGAGGAATTGCCCGGTCACTGCTACCTCTGTATAACGGGTCTTACAGAAGCTCCAGTCGTACAAGAACAGACTGA
- the LOC136549459 gene encoding uncharacterized protein gives MSSLGTSKGILEIAKFGVYVSVPVALTYLVATDSKTLKKLMGLRPYVVYPPEGPRPPPPEELRERAREIARKRQQS, from the exons ATGTCGTCTCTGGGGACGTCCAAGGGGATCCTGGAGATCGCCAAGTTCGGCGTCTACGTCTCCGTGCCCGTCGCGCTCACCTACCTCGTCGCCACCGACTCCAAGACCCTCAAGAAGCTCATGGGCCTC CGTCCTTATGTGGTTTATCCGCCCGAAGGCCCACGCCCTCCACCACCAGAAGAACTGCGTGAAAGGGCTCGGGAGATTGCTCGGAAGAGGCAGCAGAGCTGA
- the LOC136551001 gene encoding transcription factor UNE12-like isoform X2: MAGQPPPPGGSEDDFLEHFFAFPSAASAAAAGGHAGAGAGGDHPFPLALSLDAAAEAKPDRDPVQLAGLFPPVFAGAGGVQQPHLRGPPPQQMFQAQPKPGEGGMAPQPPAPRPKVRARRGQATDPHSIAERLRRERIAERMRALQELVPNTNKTDRAAMLDEILDYVKFLRLQVKVLSMSRLGGAGAVAQLVADIPLSVKGEASDSGSTQHIWEKWSTDGTEKQVAKLMEEDIGAAMQFLQSKALCMMPISLAMAIYDTQHSQDGHLLMKPEPNTSS; encoded by the exons ATGGcggggcagccgccgccgcccggggGCTCCGAGGACGACTTCCTCGAGCACTTCTTCGCCTTCCCCTCcgcggcctccgccgccgccgccggggggcACGCGGGCGCCGGTGCCGGCGGGGACCACCCCTTCCCCCTCGCCCTCAGCctcgacgccgccgccgaggccaaGCCG GACCGTGACCCCGTGCAGCTCGCCGGCCTCTTCCCGCCGGTGTTCGCTGGCGCCGGCGGCGTGCAGCAGCCACACCTCCGCGGACCACCTCCTCAGCAG ATGTTCCAGGCGCAGCCGAAGCCGGGCGAGGGAGGCATGGCGCCGCAGCCGCCAGCCCCGCGGCCCAAGGTGCGCGCGCGGCGGGGGCAGGCCACCGATCCCCACAGTATCGCCGAGAGG CTAAGGAGAGAGAGAATTGCAGAAAGGATGAGGGCATTGCAGGAATTGGTCCCCAACACAAACAAG ACAGATAGGGCAGCCATGCTAGATGAGATCCTTGATTATGTGAAGTTTCTTAGGCTTCAAGTAAAG GTTTTGAGTATGAGCAGACTGGGTGGTgctggtgcagttgcacagctgGTTGCTGATATTCCACTCTCAGTTAAG GGTGAGGCAAGTGACAGTGGGAGCACACAGCACATATGGGAAAAGTGGTCAACTGATGGCACAGAAAAGcaggtcgcgaagctgatggaagAAGACATCGGGGCAGCGATGCAGTTCCTTCAATCCAAAGCGCTATGCATGATGCCGATCTCACTTGCAATGGCAATCTACGACACCCAACATTCCCAGGATGGCCACTTACTGATGAAGCCTGAACCCAATACGTCCTCGTAG